The Candidatus Saccharimonadales bacterium genome contains the following window.
AAGGCCATGGAGCCTTATTTCACCCAAGACTTTTACAACCCTAGCGCCACATATTTGGCCGGTCAGGCCGAGCGCAGTGCTCTTAACGAAGCACGGTCTGGCGTCGCTTCGCATTTAGGCTGCCGGCCGGCCGAAGTTATTTTTACTGCCGGCGCTACCGAGGCGAACAACCTAGCCGTTCAGGGAATCATGCGGAGCTTTCCGGAAGGCGAGGCACTAATCAGCTCGCTCGAGCATGAGTCGGTACTAGCACCAGCAAAATTGTTTAACTACCAAGAAATTCCAGCGACAGGGCAAGGTATTGTAGACACCTTGGCCCTAGAAGAAATGCTAAACGATAAAACGGTGCTAGTTAGCGTGATGTATGTGAACAACGAGCTGGGAACAATTCAGCCGCTGCGTGAAATAGCCGAATTACTTAACAAGTTAAGGAAAAGTCGGTTGCTAGCCGGCAATAAAACACCAATCTACTTACACACCGATGCCGCCCAGGCCGGCAACTACCTGGATTTGCACACCTCGCGTCTCGGTGTTGATTTGATGAGCATTAATGGCGGCAAACTTTACGGTCCTAAGCAAAGCGGTACTCTATACATAAAAGCTGGAGTAAAGCTGCAGCCTCTGATCGTCGGTGGCGGCCAAGAATTTGGCTTGCGCTCCGGCACCGAAAATGTAGCTGGCGACGTAGGGCTATCTAAGGCCTTAGATATCGCTCAAAAAATGCGTGGTCAAGAGTCAGAGCGGGTAATGAATCTTAGGCAGCAGTTTGAGCAAATGATTTCAGAAAAATTCCCCCAAGCGGTTGTTAACGGTTCAAGCAAACATCGGGCGCCGCATATTATCAGCGTTACATTTGCTGGCGTTGATAACGAAAGATTAATGATGCAACTAGA
Protein-coding sequences here:
- a CDS encoding cysteine desulfurase family protein, with amino-acid sequence MKKSIYLDYAAATPMDPEILKAMEPYFTQDFYNPSATYLAGQAERSALNEARSGVASHLGCRPAEVIFTAGATEANNLAVQGIMRSFPEGEALISSLEHESVLAPAKLFNYQEIPATGQGIVDTLALEEMLNDKTVLVSVMYVNNELGTIQPLREIAELLNKLRKSRLLAGNKTPIYLHTDAAQAGNYLDLHTSRLGVDLMSINGGKLYGPKQSGTLYIKAGVKLQPLIVGGGQEFGLRSGTENVAGDVGLSKALDIAQKMRGQESERVMNLRQQFEQMISEKFPQAVVNGSSKHRAPHIISVTFAGVDNERLMMQLDEAGIICAVGSACSASSAEASHVLSAIGLSPEEARSTLRFSLGRQTTEADIQKTVKVLADFLN